The Medicago truncatula cultivar Jemalong A17 chromosome 7, MtrunA17r5.0-ANR, whole genome shotgun sequence genome includes the window ttgtttttgttgagtttCCATGCAACTTCTCAGAAGAATGATGATGACGATTTAAACATATGAGAAGTAAGAAGACTATGACTAGAATAATAAGGATCGGAAGAACAATGACAACaatgtgctttaatttattatttttcttgtgtGGTGACCAAGGCTGGAATTTGTTAAATGAACATACATCAGAATTTTCCATATGATCAAGACAATTTGGAATGGGACCCTCCAAACAATTGTATGAAATGTCCACataataattgaataaattacAGAGAGATTGGGGAATTGTTCCAGTGAGATTATTATTGCTTAAATTAAGTGACCAATAAAATCCAATATGAGAAGGGATTTGACCACTAATGAGGTTGTGACGGAAGTCTACGTAAATTACATAATCAGTAAGATATGTTTGAAAAGTAGGCAGGTTACCATTAAGTCTATTGTGAGATAGATCTAATGAAGAGAGATATTCCAAGAACCCCAACTCATGAGGAATGGAACCTTTAAGGTTGTTGTGAGAGATGTCTAATCTAGTTAGATTTTTGAGGAACCGCAACTCAAAAGGAATATAACCTTCAATGTAGTTGTGAGAGATGTCTAGCTTCTGTAATTGTTTGAGATTTCCTAGTGAAGAAGGTATCTCACCTTTGAAACTATTGTTAGATAGACCTAAGAAAGTGAGATTTTTTAGCAACCACAATTCAGGAGGGATGGAACcattaatattgttaaaagAGATGTCTAGGTAGTTTAATTGTCTAAGATTTTCTATTGAAGGAGGTACCTAGCCTTTAAGATAATTGGCAGACAAATCAAGATGAGTGAGCTTGGAGAGATTTCCTAGTGAAGGAGGTATCCGACCTTCAAAATGATTGCGCGATAGATCAAGATGAGTGAGCTTGGAGAGATGTCCTAGTGAAGTAGGTACTGGACCTAGAAGATAAATGCCAGACAGATCAAGATGAGTGAGCATGGAGAGATTTCCTAGTGAATGAGGTACCTGACCTTCAATATAATTGTTAGACAGATCAAGATAAGTGAGCTTAGAGAGATGACCAATTTCATTTGGCATAGTCCCTTCTAGTTCAGCTGACCTTATAACAAGTCTTTCTAAATTGTTAAAAGTAGAATAGTTGAGAGTAGACAAGTTGGGTGTTGCAAGTGGAGATCTCCAAGGGTCTATGTTGATAGCTTTTATGCTTCCATCATCGTTGCAACATATATCATGCCAATTACAACGATCAGAGATATTGAATCGTGCATCAGAGGTGTTCCACCATCCACTATTCGATATAGCATTTGCTTCCATTTGAAGTTGAGATGTCACAGTGGCAGCGGATTGAGTTCCCACAATCAAACTGCAAATAATAAGAAAGGCAATCAACATTTTTGGACCAAggaaatttgaaattatatattttttctatagttcataaatttttgttttagatcTAATGAATGACCATAAAAAAACCTTTATAATGTTTGTGTGACTACTAGCATATGCTCGTTGGTCAATCTCATTCTCACACgccaattttgatattttaattaaggctaaaatatagttttagtccctgcaaatatgcctcgttttgattttaatccctgttaaaaaaacattttgtttttggtccctgcaaaattttttgtttatgaaaatagtccctcctgggactatttaaaaaaataaaaaaatttgcagggaccttttttaaaaacaaaatattttgcagggaccaaaaattataaaattggttcagttataatgtgtcacgtatgcaaatcatcacaaaagtggggtcagggactattttcaaaaacaaaaaattttgcaaggaccaaaaacaattttttttttacagggactaaaattaaaacgaggcatatttgcagggactaaaaccatattttagcctttaatTAATGTATTGTTCTACGTATATATGTCACTGCATAAGATAAGTCTATAGTATGTCCTCCCGAAATAGCATCAccctgaacgttaccctgattctgattctgagacatatctactcTGTTTTTACTCCGCTGCATATCAGATTCTGAACAATACATCAGAAGCAATTTAATTGCATCTGAAGTattatcacatcagaagcactctcaaacagcttctgaagtgatatcagaagaagatttttctaagaaaaagaaaacacaa containing:
- the LOC112416445 gene encoding probable leucine-rich repeat receptor-like protein kinase At1g35710, translated to MLIAFLIICSLIVGTQSAATVTSQLQMEANAISNSGWWNTSDARFNISDRCNWHDICCNDDGSIKAINIDPWRSPLATPNLSTLNYSTFNNLERLVIRSAELEGTMPNEIGHLSKLTYLDLSNNYIEGQVPHSLGNLSMLTHLDLSGIYLLGPVPTSLGHLSKLTHLDLSRNHFEGRIPPSLGNLSKLTHLDLSANYLKGLSNNSFKGEIPSSLGNLKQLQKLDISHNYIEGYIPFELRFLKNLTRLDISHNNLKGSIPHELGFLEYLSSLDLSHNRLNGNLPTFQTYLTDYVIYVDFRHNLISGQIPSHIGFYWSLNLSNNNLTGTIPQSLCNLFNYYVDISYNCLEGPIPNCLDHMENSDVCSFNKFQPWSPHKKNNKLKHIVVIVLPILIILVIVFLLLICLNRHHHSSEKLHGNSTKTKNGDMFCIWNYDGKIAYDDIIKATEDFDMRYCIGTGAYGSVYKAQLPCGKVVALKKLHGYEAEVPSFDESFRNEVRILSEIKHKHIVKLYGFCLHKRIMFLIYQYMEKGSLFSVLYDDVEAVEFNWRKRVNTVKGVAFALSYLHHDCNAPIVHRDVSSSNIFVNSEWQASVCDFGTARLLQYDSSNRTIVAGTIGYIAPELAYTMVVNEKCDAYSFGVVALETLVGRHPGDLLSSLQSTSTRSVKLCQVLDQRLPLPNNDIVIRDIIHVVVVAFACLNINPHSRPTMKRVSQSFVTELTPLSIPLSEISVQQLMSEELNALFYIENP